A single window of Nocardia sp. NBC_01327 DNA harbors:
- a CDS encoding ATP-binding protein, with product MYTDVHAATQECGDHKYTMRISRLAIDKLGIRLYDRVSAVLAELIANSYDADATEVEVSLPWGVTLAGTVRAADEPAYEIVVSDNGHGMTTDEINAHYLMVGSDRRIRTGSDLSRERRRPVMGRKGIGKLAAFGICSTIEVITAGSHPDDYTPLGWPVSHLVMDLGEMLSDTERDYYPQPGPLDGSFMSKRGTTVILRNFFRKRVNSGTELSRQLASRFGIERSDWRVQVRNCIGQESFTLSDLPIDVMEDTRIDLSRVPVRFGHKFLPVSGWIAYSKQPYRDEAMAGVRIYARGKIVAQTRDFGIPAGFTGEFKLRSYLVGAVHVDWLDDEEDLVRSDRQDIMWNSPRGEALAQWGQALIKEIGRVGEKSIRRRVWEEFVERSRIRETLEAIAPGDRQFRDSVIEAARILVTHKDRASLDDPAHIENMVRLALSLGPQRSLLETLREIAEDAEPEMDVVVALFERARVAEVYSLGQIASERVAVVERLGALIDDRRSLERPFQELIERAPWLLAPEWTPLGMNESLKRVRASFERWYAQKFGTTLLTSAIGSERREPDFVLLHDSGELWIVEIKRMDYHLTDEEYNRAVNYLYELDRFLDENPRIGAQFPRRRLTFIVDHIDRLGPAALSSLMSDQRVDRRTWRELLDATLRAHRDFLDRVYSMRGSDEENGAARAG from the coding sequence ATGTACACGGACGTGCATGCGGCCACGCAGGAATGCGGCGACCACAAATACACGATGCGGATCAGCAGGCTTGCCATAGACAAGCTCGGAATCCGGCTCTACGACAGGGTTTCGGCGGTGCTCGCCGAGCTCATCGCCAACTCCTACGATGCCGATGCCACCGAGGTGGAGGTGTCACTACCGTGGGGCGTCACGCTGGCCGGCACCGTCCGGGCCGCGGACGAACCCGCCTACGAGATCGTGGTGTCCGACAACGGACATGGCATGACCACCGACGAGATCAATGCGCACTATCTGATGGTCGGCTCGGATCGGCGCATTCGCACCGGGTCCGATCTGTCGCGGGAGCGGCGGCGGCCGGTCATGGGGCGCAAGGGAATCGGAAAGCTCGCGGCCTTCGGCATCTGCAGCACCATCGAGGTCATCACCGCGGGCAGTCATCCGGACGACTACACGCCGCTGGGCTGGCCGGTATCGCACCTGGTGATGGATCTCGGAGAGATGCTCTCGGACACCGAACGCGACTACTACCCGCAGCCGGGCCCGCTGGACGGCTCCTTCATGAGCAAGCGCGGCACCACCGTCATCCTGCGAAACTTCTTCCGCAAGAGGGTGAATAGCGGTACCGAGCTGAGCCGGCAATTGGCCTCGCGCTTCGGTATCGAGCGCTCGGATTGGCGGGTGCAGGTCCGCAATTGCATTGGGCAGGAGAGCTTCACGCTCAGTGACCTGCCGATCGATGTCATGGAGGACACCCGCATCGATCTGAGCCGGGTGCCGGTGCGCTTCGGGCACAAGTTCTTACCGGTCAGCGGTTGGATCGCGTACTCGAAACAGCCCTACCGCGATGAGGCGATGGCGGGTGTGCGCATCTACGCACGCGGCAAGATCGTCGCCCAGACAAGGGATTTCGGCATTCCCGCCGGGTTCACCGGTGAGTTCAAGCTGCGCTCCTATCTGGTCGGCGCCGTCCATGTGGACTGGCTCGACGATGAGGAGGACCTCGTCCGCTCCGATCGCCAGGACATTATGTGGAACTCCCCGCGCGGTGAGGCGCTCGCGCAGTGGGGGCAGGCCCTGATCAAGGAGATCGGCCGGGTCGGTGAGAAATCCATTCGCCGCCGGGTGTGGGAGGAGTTCGTCGAACGCTCCCGTATTCGCGAGACGCTGGAGGCGATCGCACCGGGGGACAGGCAGTTTCGCGATTCGGTGATCGAAGCCGCGCGAATCCTGGTGACGCACAAGGATCGTGCCTCGCTCGATGATCCGGCGCATATCGAGAATATGGTGCGCCTGGCATTGTCTCTGGGCCCGCAGCGCAGTCTGCTGGAAACGCTCCGGGAGATCGCGGAGGACGCCGAACCGGAGATGGATGTTGTTGTGGCACTGTTCGAACGGGCTCGGGTCGCCGAGGTCTACTCGCTCGGCCAGATCGCGAGTGAACGCGTCGCCGTGGTGGAGCGGCTGGGCGCCCTCATCGACGACCGCCGCTCCCTGGAACGCCCCTTCCAGGAACTGATCGAACGGGCGCCCTGGCTGCTCGCGCCGGAGTGGACCCCGCTGGGCATGAACGAATCGCTCAAACGCGTCCGCGCCAGTTTCGAACGCTGGTACGCACAGAAATTCGGGACCACACTGCTCACCTCCGCCATCGGCAGTGAGCGTCGCGAACCGGACTTCGTGCTGCTGCACGATTCGGGCGAACTGTGGATCGTGGAGATCAAGCGCATGGACTATCACCTCACCGACGAGGAGTACAACCGTGCCGTCAACTACCTCTACGAACTGGATCGCTTCCTCGATGAGAACCCGCGCATCGGCGCTCAATTCCCGCGCCGCAGACTGACTTTCATCGTGGACCACATCGACCGGCTCGGCCCCGCCGCGCTCTCGTCGCTGATGAGCGACCAGCGAGTGGACCGCCGCACCTGGCGTGAACTCCTGGACGCCACGCTCCGCGCCCACCGCGACTTCCTCGACCGCGTCTACTCCATGCGCGGATCCGACGAGGAAAACGGCGCCGCCCGCGCCGGATAG
- a CDS encoding fumarylacetoacetate hydrolase family protein — protein MRLGRVASPDGVAFVSIEGDGGDAVVREIAEHPFGNPTFTGRSWPLADVRLLAPILASKVICIGKNYAAHAAEMGGPAPADPVIFMKPNTSIIGPNVPIMLPPSSSQVDYEGELAIVIGRPCKDVPAARAHEVILGYTVANDVTARDQQRHDGQWTRAKGYDTFCPLGPWIETSLDPSDLEIVTELDGEVKQRSRTSLLLHDIPKLIEWVTTVMTLLPGDVILTGTPEGVGPIQAGQNVSVTVEGIGTLTNPVAAKR, from the coding sequence ATGCGCCTAGGTCGAGTTGCCAGCCCAGATGGGGTCGCTTTCGTCAGTATCGAAGGAGACGGCGGTGACGCCGTGGTCCGCGAGATCGCCGAACATCCGTTCGGCAATCCGACGTTCACCGGCCGCAGCTGGCCGCTCGCGGACGTGCGGCTGCTCGCGCCGATCCTCGCCAGCAAGGTGATCTGCATCGGCAAGAACTACGCGGCCCACGCCGCCGAAATGGGCGGACCGGCCCCGGCCGATCCGGTCATCTTCATGAAGCCCAATACCTCCATCATCGGCCCGAACGTGCCGATCATGTTGCCGCCCAGCTCCTCTCAGGTGGATTACGAGGGTGAGCTGGCCATCGTCATCGGCCGCCCCTGCAAGGACGTGCCCGCCGCCCGCGCGCATGAGGTGATCCTGGGTTACACGGTCGCCAACGACGTCACCGCCCGCGATCAGCAGCGCCACGACGGCCAGTGGACCCGCGCCAAGGGCTATGACACCTTCTGCCCGCTCGGCCCGTGGATCGAGACCTCGCTGGACCCTTCGGATCTGGAGATCGTCACCGAGCTCGACGGCGAGGTCAAACAGCGCAGCCGCACTTCACTTCTGCTGCACGATATTCCGAAGCTGATCGAATGGGTGACCACCGTGATGACGCTGCTGCCCGGCGATGTCATCCTCACCGGCACTCCCGAGGGTGTCGGCCCGATCCAGGCCGGTCAGAACGTGTCGGTGACCGTCGAAGGCATCGGCACCCTCACCAATCCCGTTGCCGCCAAGCGCTGA
- the serA gene encoding phosphoglycerate dehydrogenase — protein MSQAGRPVVLIADKLAQSTVDALGDGVEVRWVDGPNRPELLAAVPEADALLVRSATTVDAEVLEAGKNLKIVARAGVGLDNVDVPAATERGVMVVNAPTSNIHTAAEHAVTLLLAAARQIPAADATLREHTWQRSKFNGVEIFGKTVGVIGLGRIGQLFAQRLAAFETKIVAYDPYTSPARAAQLGIELLTLDEVLERADFISIHLPKTPETKGMLNAETLAKTKKGVIIVNAARGGLIDEQALADAIISGHVRAAGLDVFETEPCTDSPLFELPQVVVTPHLGASTSEAQDRAGTDVAKSVQLALAGEFVPGAVNVTGGSVTEEVAPWLEIVRKQGALLGALASELPVSLEVQVRGELTANDVAVLELSALRGVFSALIEDSVTFVNAPSLAKERGLEATVTTVSESPTHRSLVDLRAVFGDGSTLNVAGTLTEPHQVQKIVNINGRNYDMRAEGLNLAVLAYDDKPGQLGRLATKLGEAGIDILAAQLTQDLDQDGATVVLRVNKEVPADVQAAIAEAVGAAKVAQVDLS, from the coding sequence GTGAGCCAAGCAGGCCGTCCTGTAGTTCTGATCGCCGACAAGCTCGCCCAGTCGACCGTCGACGCACTCGGTGACGGCGTCGAGGTTCGTTGGGTCGATGGCCCCAACCGCCCCGAGCTGCTCGCCGCTGTGCCCGAAGCCGATGCGCTACTGGTGCGTTCCGCGACCACCGTCGATGCCGAGGTGCTCGAGGCCGGCAAGAACCTGAAGATCGTCGCCCGCGCGGGCGTCGGCCTCGACAATGTCGATGTGCCGGCCGCCACCGAGCGGGGCGTCATGGTCGTCAACGCCCCCACCTCGAATATTCACACCGCCGCCGAGCACGCTGTCACGCTGCTGCTGGCCGCCGCGCGCCAGATTCCGGCCGCCGATGCCACGCTGCGCGAGCACACCTGGCAGCGCAGCAAGTTCAACGGTGTCGAGATCTTCGGCAAGACCGTCGGCGTCATCGGCCTGGGCCGCATCGGCCAGCTGTTCGCGCAGCGTCTCGCCGCCTTCGAGACCAAGATCGTCGCGTACGACCCCTACACCTCGCCGGCCCGCGCCGCCCAGCTCGGCATCGAACTGCTGACCCTGGACGAGGTGCTCGAGCGCGCCGACTTCATCTCCATCCACCTGCCGAAGACGCCCGAGACCAAGGGCATGCTGAACGCGGAGACGCTCGCCAAGACCAAGAAGGGCGTCATCATCGTCAATGCCGCCCGCGGCGGTCTGATCGATGAGCAGGCGCTCGCCGACGCCATTATCTCCGGCCACGTGCGCGCCGCCGGTCTCGATGTGTTCGAGACCGAACCCTGCACCGACAGCCCGCTTTTCGAGCTGCCGCAGGTGGTGGTGACCCCGCACCTGGGCGCCTCCACCTCCGAGGCGCAGGATCGCGCCGGCACCGATGTCGCCAAGTCCGTGCAGCTGGCCCTCGCGGGTGAGTTCGTGCCCGGCGCCGTGAACGTCACCGGCGGTTCGGTGACCGAAGAGGTCGCCCCGTGGCTGGAGATCGTCCGCAAGCAGGGCGCCCTGCTGGGTGCGCTCGCCTCCGAGCTGCCGGTCAGCCTCGAGGTCCAGGTGCGCGGTGAGCTGACTGCCAATGATGTTGCGGTGCTGGAGCTTTCGGCCCTGCGCGGCGTCTTCTCCGCCCTCATCGAAGATTCGGTCACCTTCGTCAACGCCCCGTCGCTGGCCAAGGAGCGCGGCCTCGAGGCCACCGTCACCACCGTGTCGGAGAGCCCCACCCACCGCAGCCTGGTCGATCTGCGCGCCGTGTTCGGCGACGGCAGCACCCTGAATGTGGCCGGCACCCTGACCGAGCCGCACCAGGTCCAGAAGATCGTGAACATCAACGGCCGCAATTACGATATGCGCGCCGAGGGCCTGAACCTGGCCGTGCTGGCGTACGACGACAAGCCGGGTCAGCTCGGCCGTCTCGCCACCAAGCTCGGCGAGGCCGGCATCGACATCCTGGCCGCGCAGCTGACCCAGGACCTCGATCAGGACGGCGCGACCGTCGTCCTGCGCGTCAACAAGGAGGTCCCCGCAGACGTCCAGGCCGCGATCGCCGAGGCCGTCGGCGCCGCGAAGGTCGCCCAGGTCGACCTGAGCTAG
- a CDS encoding nucleotidyltransferase domain-containing protein gives MTLRSIPSSMDPAVVATIDGELARIEREHRVTVRLAIESGSRAWGFPSPDSDYDCRFVYVGHLDDYLTPWPGRDVIETPLIGLLDVNGWDLVKALRLLVRGNAVLIEWVMSPIVYSGDPQFLAELRDLAGAVADRDRVARHYLHLGGRQWRLFDESRSLKKVFYSLRPAMALRWLHEHSDKAVAPMHLPTLLDECELPTEFVESVAELTELKSRTREMGSGGVPAPIAEFIAAEFERAAAEFTGNEPAYRERAQALAADFFRSQLLR, from the coding sequence ATGACCTTGCGCTCGATCCCCTCCTCCATGGACCCGGCAGTGGTCGCGACGATCGACGGCGAACTGGCCCGGATCGAGCGCGAACACCGCGTCACCGTGCGGCTCGCCATCGAAAGTGGCAGCCGGGCCTGGGGTTTCCCGTCTCCCGACTCCGACTACGACTGCCGGTTCGTCTACGTCGGCCACCTGGACGACTATCTGACGCCCTGGCCGGGCCGCGATGTCATCGAGACCCCGCTGATCGGCCTGCTCGACGTCAACGGCTGGGATCTGGTGAAGGCGCTGCGCCTGCTGGTGCGCGGGAACGCGGTGCTGATCGAATGGGTCATGTCACCGATCGTGTACAGCGGAGATCCGCAATTCCTCGCGGAATTGCGTGATCTCGCAGGCGCTGTCGCCGATCGCGATCGGGTCGCGCGGCACTATCTGCACCTGGGCGGCCGCCAGTGGCGACTATTCGACGAGAGCCGGTCGCTGAAGAAGGTGTTCTATTCGCTGCGCCCGGCCATGGCATTGCGCTGGCTGCACGAACACTCCGATAAAGCAGTGGCGCCCATGCATTTGCCAACCCTGCTCGACGAATGCGAATTGCCAACCGAATTCGTCGAATCGGTGGCCGAACTGACGGAGTTGAAATCGCGCACCCGGGAAATGGGTAGCGGAGGCGTGCCCGCGCCGATCGCCGAGTTCATCGCCGCCGAGTTCGAGCGGGCCGCCGCGGAGTTCACCGGGAACGAGCCGGCATACCGCGAGCGCGCCCAGGCGCTGGCCGCCGACTTCTTCAGAAGCCAGCTGCTGCGATGA
- a CDS encoding 3-isopropylmalate dehydrogenase: MKLAVIPGDGIGPEVIAEALKVLDVVVPGVEKTEYDLGAKRFHATGEILPDNVLPELKQHDAILLGAIGDPSVQSGLLERGLLLRTRFELDHHVNLRPSKLYPGVTSPLSGNPDIDFVVVREGTEGPYTGTGGAIRVNTPHEVATEVSTNTRFGVERVVRYAFETARQRRKHLTLVHKNNVLSFAGSLWTRTVNEVATEYPDIETAYQHIDAATIHMVTDPGRFDVIVTDNLFGDIITDLAAAVSGGIGLAASGNIDASGANPSMFEPVHGSAPDIAGQSKADPTAAILSVSLLLNHLGKTEEAARIEAAVAKDLASRTAPASTVEVGDRIAAAL; this comes from the coding sequence ATGAAACTCGCTGTCATCCCGGGCGACGGAATCGGTCCCGAGGTCATTGCCGAGGCACTCAAGGTGCTCGATGTGGTGGTCCCCGGTGTGGAGAAGACCGAATACGACCTGGGCGCCAAGCGGTTCCATGCGACCGGTGAGATCCTGCCGGACAATGTGCTGCCGGAGCTGAAGCAGCACGACGCGATCCTGCTCGGCGCGATCGGCGATCCCTCGGTGCAGAGCGGTCTGCTCGAGCGCGGTCTGCTGCTGCGCACCCGGTTCGAGCTCGATCACCATGTGAACCTGCGCCCGTCCAAGCTGTACCCGGGCGTCACCAGCCCGCTGAGCGGTAATCCGGATATCGACTTCGTTGTCGTCCGCGAGGGCACCGAGGGTCCGTACACCGGCACCGGCGGCGCGATTCGCGTGAACACCCCGCACGAGGTCGCCACCGAGGTCTCCACCAATACCCGTTTCGGCGTCGAGCGCGTGGTGCGCTACGCCTTCGAGACCGCGCGTCAGCGTCGCAAGCATCTGACCCTGGTGCACAAGAACAATGTGCTGTCCTTCGCCGGTTCGCTGTGGACGCGCACCGTCAACGAGGTCGCCACCGAGTACCCGGACATCGAAACCGCGTACCAGCACATCGATGCCGCGACCATCCACATGGTCACCGATCCGGGCCGCTTCGATGTGATCGTCACCGACAACCTGTTCGGCGACATCATCACCGACCTCGCCGCCGCGGTGTCCGGTGGTATCGGCCTGGCCGCATCCGGCAATATCGACGCCTCGGGCGCCAATCCGTCGATGTTCGAGCCGGTGCACGGCAGCGCCCCCGATATCGCGGGCCAGTCCAAGGCCGATCCGACCGCCGCCATCCTGTCGGTCTCGCTGCTGCTGAACCACCTGGGCAAGACCGAGGAGGCCGCCCGCATCGAGGCCGCCGTCGCCAAGGATCTGGCCTCGCGCACCGCCCCCGCCTCGACCGTGGAGGTCGGCGACCGCATCGCCGCCGCACTCTGA
- a CDS encoding cold-shock protein: protein MVHGTVKWFDSEKGFGFISPDDGGPDVFVEYTAVEGAGFRSLLEGQRVEFEVRRTKPGPEAVIVRVIAAAGF from the coding sequence TTGGTGCACGGCACTGTGAAATGGTTCGACAGCGAGAAGGGCTTCGGCTTCATCAGCCCCGACGACGGTGGTCCCGATGTGTTCGTGGAGTACACCGCCGTCGAAGGCGCCGGCTTCCGGTCGCTCCTCGAGGGTCAGCGGGTCGAGTTCGAGGTGCGCCGGACCAAGCCGGGGCCCGAGGCCGTGATCGTGCGGGTCATCGCAGCAGCTGGCTTCTGA
- a CDS encoding MFS transporter, whose amino-acid sequence MTTVTQIGSARRWSMLGLGVFAQGSSAVFINGTPFLLPALTDRGLSLATAGLLVAMPTLGLVCTLIAWGYVVDRIGEHKVLVAGPAVMLVAGVAAATVTNYIALGALLFVGGMGAASTNGASGRVIVGWFPKDQRGLAMGIRQTAQPLGVAIGALTIPAVAAAHGFSTAILVPAAMAGAAAVACLFGIIDPPRPESSGDTGRPVNPYRGDSTLWRIHAVSVLLCIPQAALWTFALLWLHRDVGWSLAAAGVLVTVTQILGAGGRIGAGIWSDRVASRLGPLRTVAIAAAISMGALAVTSWAHWWWAAVPILVAASVITVSDNGLAFTAVAEIAGPYWSGRGLGIQNTGQNLAMAAVAPTFGALISVSGFSITYVLAAVVAAAAVPLVPRDSR is encoded by the coding sequence ATGACCACCGTGACACAGATCGGTTCGGCCAGACGGTGGAGCATGCTGGGCCTCGGCGTCTTCGCGCAGGGTTCGAGCGCGGTATTCATCAACGGCACGCCATTCCTGCTGCCCGCCTTGACCGATCGCGGATTGTCGCTGGCCACCGCCGGTCTGCTGGTCGCCATGCCGACCCTGGGCCTGGTGTGCACGCTGATCGCCTGGGGCTATGTGGTCGACCGCATCGGCGAGCACAAGGTGCTGGTCGCCGGTCCCGCGGTGATGCTGGTCGCGGGCGTGGCCGCCGCCACCGTCACGAACTACATCGCGCTGGGCGCGCTGCTGTTCGTCGGCGGTATGGGCGCTGCCAGCACGAACGGCGCCAGCGGCCGGGTCATCGTCGGCTGGTTCCCGAAGGATCAGCGCGGCTTGGCCATGGGCATTCGCCAGACCGCACAGCCGCTGGGCGTCGCCATCGGCGCGCTGACCATTCCGGCCGTCGCTGCGGCACACGGTTTCTCGACCGCCATCCTGGTACCCGCGGCGATGGCGGGGGCCGCCGCCGTCGCCTGCCTGTTCGGCATCATCGACCCGCCCCGGCCCGAATCCTCCGGGGACACAGGCCGTCCCGTGAATCCGTATCGCGGCGATTCCACACTGTGGCGCATTCACGCCGTCTCGGTGCTGCTGTGCATTCCGCAGGCCGCCCTGTGGACCTTCGCACTGCTGTGGCTGCACCGCGATGTGGGCTGGTCGCTGGCGGCGGCGGGCGTGCTGGTCACCGTCACCCAAATCCTGGGCGCGGGAGGACGTATCGGCGCGGGCATCTGGTCGGACCGGGTCGCGAGCCGGCTGGGCCCGCTGCGCACCGTCGCCATCGCGGCCGCAATCTCCATGGGCGCCTTGGCCGTAACCTCCTGGGCGCACTGGTGGTGGGCCGCGGTGCCGATCCTGGTGGCCGCCTCGGTCATCACCGTGAGCGATAACGGCCTGGCCTTCACCGCGGTGGCCGAGATCGCGGGCCCCTACTGGTCCGGGCGCGGCCTGGGCATCCAGAATACCGGCCAGAACCTGGCCATGGCCGCCGTCGCCCCGACCTTCGGCGCGCTCATCAGCGTCTCCGGCTTCTCGATCACCTACGTGCTGGCGGCGGTGGTTGCGGCGGCCGCAGTCCCCTTGGTGCCCAGGGATTCCCGCTGA
- a CDS encoding DivIVA domain-containing protein, with amino-acid sequence MDVTPEDIQSARFKGARLGRRGYDADDVDLFLTHVRATVLRLARENGLLTLTSNSEELLRLQRENRQLSAKCDVLQGQMQTMSSAGEKAELQRQLSNANWEISRLQDEMAKDAQGISAQAVDILNRAQLSADSIIGQAEEHARDLMRVAREQHREMLYQARVSGSNGANRYTDQAAEDQRYEQLRTYSGLLRSQLQAMIMTLSVEVDKLALLPMPGAADGAGEIDHAGKGSGGYHDEYRSVAVELEPGR; translated from the coding sequence ATGGATGTGACACCCGAAGACATTCAATCCGCCCGGTTCAAGGGCGCACGGCTGGGACGCCGGGGATACGACGCGGACGATGTGGACCTGTTCCTCACCCATGTGCGCGCGACCGTGCTGCGGCTGGCTCGTGAGAACGGTCTGCTGACGCTCACCAGCAATTCCGAAGAACTGCTGCGACTGCAGCGGGAGAATCGGCAGCTGTCCGCGAAATGCGATGTGCTGCAAGGTCAGATGCAGACCATGTCCTCGGCGGGAGAGAAGGCCGAACTGCAGCGGCAACTGTCCAATGCCAATTGGGAGATTTCGCGGCTGCAGGACGAGATGGCCAAGGACGCACAGGGAATCAGCGCCCAGGCCGTCGATATCCTCAATCGCGCACAGCTCTCCGCGGATTCCATTATCGGCCAGGCCGAGGAGCATGCCCGCGATCTGATGCGGGTCGCGCGCGAGCAGCATCGCGAAATGCTGTACCAGGCAAGGGTATCCGGGTCCAATGGCGCCAATCGGTACACCGATCAGGCCGCCGAGGACCAGCGGTACGAACAGCTGCGCACCTATTCCGGACTGCTGCGCAGCCAATTGCAGGCCATGATCATGACGCTCTCGGTCGAGGTCGACAAGCTCGCACTACTGCCCATGCCCGGCGCTGCCGACGGCGCCGGGGAAATTGATCACGCAGGAAAGGGAAGTGGGGGATACCACGATGAATATCGAAGCGTTGCAGTCGAGTTGGAGCCAGGTCGGTGA
- a CDS encoding globin domain-containing protein, with product MNVDALKASWRLVERAGDEAIQYFYAHLFLAHPEVRDMFPIRMTTQRSKFFAALGRIVSNVETLAADPEFVAQLGRDHRRFGAIAAHYPAAGGSLLATLAHFHGPRWTEELAQTWTAAYQAVAGIMIAAAEHAEQVDGQPAWWEADIVATEKRSIDVTVHTVRPLQPYTYAAGQSLAIEIPQRPRLWRYFSPANAPRADGTFDIHVQVVDGGEVSATFARSVRPGDRIRLGSPVGTAFVIPPQAVDNLLLIAGGSGLAPLRAVLDRVGAEVGHGGYAPRVHLFHGVRTSWNLYDHEALTARTEHPWFTYTPVVSEDPGFHGVQGTVGAVAARGRDLTGATALVCGSPTMVAATVSALTGAGMPRHAIRFETFGQAPASDHAAGSADAQPSFDKVGQWM from the coding sequence ATGAATGTCGATGCGCTGAAGGCCAGTTGGCGCCTCGTCGAACGTGCCGGTGACGAAGCCATCCAATACTTCTATGCGCACCTGTTTCTCGCGCATCCGGAGGTCCGGGACATGTTCCCGATCCGGATGACCACCCAGCGCAGCAAGTTCTTCGCGGCCCTCGGGCGCATTGTCAGCAATGTCGAAACCCTTGCCGCCGATCCGGAGTTCGTCGCCCAGCTGGGTCGCGACCACCGCCGCTTCGGTGCGATTGCCGCCCACTATCCGGCGGCCGGGGGATCGCTGCTGGCCACCCTGGCCCACTTCCACGGTCCCCGCTGGACCGAGGAACTCGCGCAGACCTGGACCGCCGCCTATCAGGCGGTCGCCGGAATCATGATCGCCGCGGCCGAGCATGCCGAACAGGTCGACGGTCAGCCCGCGTGGTGGGAGGCGGATATCGTCGCCACCGAGAAGCGCAGCATCGACGTCACCGTGCACACCGTGCGGCCGCTGCAGCCCTACACCTACGCGGCGGGTCAGTCGCTCGCCATCGAGATTCCGCAGCGCCCGCGGCTGTGGCGCTACTTCTCACCGGCCAACGCACCGCGAGCGGACGGCACCTTCGATATCCACGTGCAGGTCGTCGACGGCGGTGAGGTGAGTGCGACGTTCGCGCGATCCGTGCGGCCGGGTGACCGGATCCGGCTGGGTTCGCCGGTCGGCACCGCCTTCGTCATCCCGCCGCAGGCGGTCGACAATCTGCTGCTCATCGCGGGCGGATCCGGTCTCGCCCCGCTGCGGGCGGTGCTCGATCGTGTCGGTGCGGAAGTCGGGCACGGTGGTTACGCACCGCGTGTGCACCTGTTCCACGGTGTTCGCACCTCCTGGAACCTCTACGACCACGAGGCGCTGACCGCTCGCACCGAGCACCCGTGGTTCACCTACACCCCGGTGGTCTCCGAAGACCCCGGATTCCACGGCGTACAGGGCACGGTCGGCGCGGTGGCCGCGCGCGGTCGCGACCTGACCGGCGCCACCGCACTCGTCTGCGGTTCGCCGACCATGGTCGCCGCCACCGTTTCCGCGCTCACCGGCGCCGGAATGCCGCGGCACGCCATCAGATTCGAGACGTTCGGCCAGGCGCCGGCGTCCGACCACGCCGCCGGTTCGGCCGACGCGCAGCCCAGCTTCGACAAGGTTGGCCAATGGATGTGA
- a CDS encoding globin domain-containing protein — MNIEALQSSWSQVGEVGPEAVAYFYAHLFENHPEVRGMFAEDMSEQRDRFLAGLGAIVTNVETLAADPSFVQRLGQRHAQLGVVADHYPVAGASLLATLEHFLGEQWTPELAQTWTAAYGAVVEIMLSAEEAAA, encoded by the coding sequence ATGAATATCGAAGCGTTGCAGTCGAGTTGGAGCCAGGTCGGTGAGGTAGGTCCGGAGGCGGTGGCGTATTTCTATGCGCACCTGTTCGAGAACCACCCCGAGGTGCGGGGCATGTTCGCCGAAGATATGAGCGAACAGCGCGATCGCTTCCTGGCCGGACTCGGCGCGATCGTGACCAATGTCGAAACCCTCGCCGCCGACCCGTCTTTCGTGCAGCGGCTGGGGCAGCGGCATGCGCAGCTCGGTGTGGTGGCCGATCACTATCCGGTGGCCGGGGCCTCGCTGCTGGCCACTCTCGAGCATTTCCTCGGCGAGCAGTGGACTCCCGAGTTGGCGCAGACCTGGACCGCCGCCTACGGCGCTGTGGTCGAGATCATGCTGTCGGCGGAGGAAGCGGCGGCCTGA